cctgTAAGTTCTTTTTATCCCACTTGAATCACTTTATTTAGAGTTTATGTTGTGTATAAAATCCGTCTCTATTTTTTGGAATTTGCATATCAAGTTGTTTGTGTTTGCGTTGCCCAATCTGAGCAGCCATAGGATCACAGTATAATAGTTACACAATGTAATAGTTTTTTTAACGAACCCCTCGAAAtgattgagggggtgtttggatactagtttggatcctaattaggaggactaaacatgagctaattagaaaactaattttaggaggactaaacatgagctaattagaaaactaatttCAGAACTCCTGTGCTAactcgcaagacgaatctattaagcctaattagtccatcttagcaaatggttactgtagcaccacattgtcaaattatggactaattaggcttaatagattcgtctcgcggattagattccatctgtgcaattagttttgtaattaacttatgtttaatactcctaattagcatctaaatatccgatgtgacaggtgctaaactttagcggggtTTATCCAAACACTCCCTGAACAAAATAGTCTTTAGAGCTCAGGTCACATCTGCCTGCCTGCTTTCTTGACTCTCCGACTGAGCATTGCACTGTTTCTGTTACTCTGCTAGAAACAGGAAACCGTGAGTTTTCGCAATGCTGCTTCCAAAAGATAATAACACTCATATAGTCATATGACCTTGTATTTTCAATGGATTATATTTTGCGAGCTTTTAAATTTTGTATGACTTAGCACTTTTTAATTGGACAGTGTAACTTGTAACGTTAGTTATTACTTCTTAATATTGTTGCATTTTACTATTTTATGTATCTATATCTTAATCTGTTTTGTCATTTGTTTGTTTACATATATTTAGATTGTGGATGGAGACGATTATCGTGGATTGCTTTCAAAAGCATTAAGCTCTGTTGTGACGGTTGCATCTGACATGTCTGTCGGTTCGTCAACGGCAACAGCATACCGTACTGGTTTGATTCTTGTAGATGAGGAAAACTACACTTTGGTACTTACTATTCATAAACATCATGCGGATGGGTTTACTGGTAAATTTATTGTCTACTTTGGAGGAGAAAAGTATCAAACTGAAGCCTATTTGCTTTCAAGGATTGTTGAAAATGACCTTGCGATATTGATTGTTCAAACTGATAAAAGGCATGAGGTTGTCAAATTTAGTTGTGATCCTTTAAGCTATGAAGTTATTTTCACGGTTTGTGCAACGAGTGGTACCAAATTGAATGATAAAGCCAATGCACCACTGGTTAAGGAATTGAATGGTAGTCTTGGTATATATAAAGGGACAGTGGGAACTCCATGTTGTGATGCATTGGATGCTTGTTATGAACATATAGTTGGATCTGAAAAATATTTCCAATTTGGTTTATCACGTCATGATGACATTATTACTTTGAAGAATATCGATGCTGAGAGACATACAGCAGAAATAGCAGTGTCAGCACCTGTATTTCGTTTGAATGGTGAAGCAGCTGGTCTGTTATTTTCGGAGGGTGGCTGGACCGATTCGAAAATTGGGCTGCTTGCAAAAAGTATCATCTtgtgcatgaaaaaaaattttGGATCAGAGTGGGAGGTAAATAACCACACATATGTTTTTATATATGATTGTTGTACTTGTGTATAAAAATGACTAACATGTTTCAGGAGAATCTGAAGGATGAGGCAGAATATTGGTTGATTCGAAGACGATAGAGAGCTTCAGGTGcatgtttctattttttaatCTTGTGCAATATACATATTCATGCTACATAACTTGTACTGATGATATCTTATCTTCTGTAGGAGCTTACCGTTTGAAGCAATATCACATAGTTTGCTGTTTGACCTTTTGTTGGGGCTTGCCCTTTGATGATTTAAAGCAACTGATGGTAACTTGTTGGCGCTGTGCTATCCCAAGTTCAAGCTTTATCAAACTGCAGCAACTCCATGTCAACAATGCAAGCTTAATTATCTATTTATGTATCTCCTTTTGGTTGTAATACTTAAATTGCTACTCACTAGTATTACAACTATCACTATGGTTGAGTAGTCACGAACATGTAATATGTGATGAACTCACTAATTTAGTAGTATGTATGGGTGTAGCCGTGTGGCTGTCATGTGGTGGAGACTCGGTAATTCCTAGCTGGTATGCTGTACTGTATGTGAACTCGTGAAATTGGTCACTTGGTGTTTTGTAATGATGGATTTACCTATTAGACTTTGATCAGGTGTTCATGTAGCATGTTTGTTTGATGAATTTATTATTGATTTGTGATGCTTTGGCTGAAATTGAGAGCCTGGTATATTGATACATGTAATTTTGCTTTGCAAACATTCTTGGAATCATGGGTAAGGATAACCCATGGGTGGGTAAGGGAACGTTTGGTTTCAAGGATGGGACAGGACGGAGCGGGACGGTCCTAATTTTAGGAGTATTTGGATGGGAGTCAAGTGGGATAGGGTCATCCCCTtagaggaatattcctctaATATGCGGGACAACCCTATCCCTCCAAATCGAGCGCCGTGCCTTTCCGTTGCGCGCTAGCGAGCAGTGCTGAGAAGGCTGAGCGATAGCACCAGCAGGGACNNNNNNNNNNNNNNNNNNNNNNNNNNNNNNNNNNNNNNNNNNNNNNNNNNNNNNNNNNNNNNNNNNNNNNNNNNNNNNNNNNNNNNNNNNNNNNNNNNNNNNNNNNNNNNNNNNNNNNNNNNNNNNNNNNNNNNNNNNNNNNNNNNNNNNNNNNNNNNNNNNNNNNNNNNNNNNNNNNNNNNNNNNNNNNNNNNNNNNNNNNNNNNNNNNNNNNNNNNNNNNNNNNNNNNNNNNNNNNNNNNNNNNNNNNNNNNNNNNNNNNNNNNNNNNNNNNNNNNNNNNNNNNNNNNNNNNNNNNNNNNNNNNNNNNNNNNNNNNNNNNNNNNNNNNNNNNNNNNNNNNNNNNNNNNNNNNNNNNNNNNNNNNNNNNNNNNNNNNNNNNNNNNNNNNNNNNNNNNNNNNNNNNNNNNNNNNNNNNNNNNNNNNNNNNNNNNNNNNNNNNNNNNNNNNNNNNNNNNNNNNNNNNNNNNNNNNNNNNNNNNNNNNNNNNNNNNNNNNNNNNNNNNNNNNNNNNNNNNNNNNNNNNNNNNNNNNNNNNNNNNNNNNNNNNNNNNNNNNNNNNNNNNNNNNNNNNNNNNNNNNNNNNNNNNNNNNNNNNNNNNNNNNNNNNNNNNNNNNNNNNNNNNNNNNNNNNNNNNNNNNNNNNNNNNNNNNACTCGCCGCTGGTCGCGGGACCCTAGGCAGCACGGCCGGGGCAcgaggcgggcgggggcgggacCCTAGGCAGCACGGCCGGGGCAcgaggcgggcgggggcgggacCCTAGGCAGCACGGCCGGGGCACAAGGCCGACGGAGGCGGGTCCTCAGGCGGCGCGGCAAGGGGCCGGAGCTCCACAAGCGGCGTGCTCCCCAGGCGGCGCGGCTGGTGCCAAGGGCTGGCGTGGTGACCTCCccacgcggcgcggcggcctccCCTGGCTGGCCGTTGTCACACGGAGGAAGATGTACTCGTGAcaatgacaggtggggcccgctGACGGTAGCTAACAAAAGCTGAAAACGGTGGTCGTCCCATCTACTTTAgtacctccaaccaaacaaaaaaatggGGACGAACCCATCCTTCTCAACCAAACACGAGTCGGGACGATCCTATGAAAAAACTGGGATAGGACCAACCCATCCCATCtcgtctccaaaccaaacacaccctaagagcaactccaaaagtatcctaaaaaattcttccccaaaactatgtattgggggttctcctaaaaaaaatttcccccaaaaacatattagtccacagcagatcgctaataaatagcccccaatatttcaaacacaggccacgtcatcgtattgggcccatcggaagggacgcgcgggcgtgcgggaatcaggattgggggaggaacgccaacgctaaaatatacgcggtggcaggctgttttttagcgtcgctaaaaaattagggaaggtttaggtggattgttggagttcattttttctctcttttttcctaaaaaagatattggggtaagattagcagcctcttggagttgctctaagggtACCGTGCGTGGGTATGTGTAAATTAGGGGgtaaaatattttcttttgggTAAGTGTATGGGCAGCACATACCCAGCGGGTAATTACCCATTGCCATCTTTAAACAGCACTTTCTTGTGGAGGCATATTCCTGTTGCTACCCCCATAAAAGGGAACTGCTACGATACAGTATGCAAACAGCAAGTCACTTTTCAGTCTTCTACACGTCAACGTCTTGCTCGTATGCAAATCTTTGGTTCTGGGATCAGAAGGGGAATCTTTGGTTCAGGGATCAGAAGGGGTGGGTTGGACCTAACCCTGTTTTTAGGAATGGATTGGACCTATTTCTGTTTTTAGGAATGGATGGGATCTATTTCTTGTTTTGGTAAGAGGGTTATgtttattccatattttttgtttggttgaagggCTGATGGGATGGGACACAGACACGGGGCCCGCACGTCATCCTCTGACCCTCTCTTCTTCGTTGGgctcttctctctcccctccgaTGCGcatgccgccaccgctcctcctccgcaccCGTGGCCGCACGGACGCCGCTCCCCGTGCCCTCGCTCTGCCCTCGCGCAGATGCGGACGCCGGCGCTGCTCTCTATTCCCTCGCTCCCCCTCTGTTCGCACCCCCCAGGCCACCGGCGCCCCTCCGTCTGCGCCATGATGCCATCGACGCACCTCCCTCCGCACCCACGAGGTCGCCGGCACACCTCCCTCCGCGCCCGCGAGGCGTGCCAGCGTCGCTCCCTCCACGCCTGTGAAGCCGCCGGCACTGCTCCCCGTGCCGGCGCAAATGCCGGCGCCGCTCCGCGTTCCCGCGCTGCTCCCCGTTCCCTCGCTCCGCCCTCGCACTCCCCGTGACTTCGCGCAGCCACCAGAAGTGGGTCGCCATGGTTTCTCCGATTTGGAAGGGCAGGCTGAACCCGCCTCTGGTCAGAATATTTCCTCTATGGGACAACCACAACCCAGTACCATTTGAACCAAACACTCGAAAAAACGGGTTCAACCCGATTCAACCTTCCAACTAAACACATGCTAAACCTTTCATCCTCGTATGGACCAGAATCATGCAAGAGTAACACTTCAACGACATGTCTAACCTGAtatttaaaaagaaagaaagctacTTTCTCTAATCACAAATATAAGTTCATCTATCGCCCTAGTCAAATTCTTCAAACTTTGATTAGCAGTATCTAAAAAAACATAATTTTAAATGAATTAATTATATAttatcaaaatatttttcaaacGAGTCTAGTATTgtcaatttttaaatataaaaaaatataaattgatgATAAAGTTGAAAAAAATTCCAAATTAGACAACCCTAGAAAAATGTTACTCCTGGATTAATCCAGAATATTAAGAATCTCCTGCTATAGCCAACACATATTTACTATTTTAATAACAGAATGAGTATTTTGTATGTGGATCGGCAAGCATTGAGTAGCATTAGAGCATCTCTAGTAGCTCACCAATAATTTATCCTCAATAAGGTGGTATTGGTGATTACTAATATTGCTTTTTTGGATTATTGAAGAGTTGTCTCAGCAGATCACCAATACACCAATCCCAATATACACTTTGGCATAtaggtcccacatgtcagtAGCTTCTCTTCACATTTATCTCTCTATGCCGCCACTCGTCCCTTTCTCTCCCACCATgacctcctccctctccaacgCTACCTCTGCGGTGCCGATCTGCGCATAGCCACCGCAACCTGGAAGCCCATGCATGGCTCCACATCTGCTCGCTGCTCTGCTCCACCATGCTTAGAGGTGGATCCAATGTCCGAGTTGACATCCTCCTATGGCGAACCTCCACCACCTCATGTGGCCTGTGGTGGATGGTGACGCCAATCAGTTAACCACCATGGGCACGAAGGCGGTGGTTGGCCGTGGACATCGACCACGGATCTGCGGCCCCTGCTCGTCGGATGAGATTTGCAGCATGGGCTCGCCGTGGACGTCGAGGCATGGCACGGTGTGGAAGAGGCCGGCGAAGGCACACCGTGGAAGAAGCTGTTCGGTGAGTGACAGTTGGTGTGGGCTCTCCTATTGGGAAGAtgcaactcctcctttatttgaGGCGAGATGAGGGAGATATTGGTGACCATCTAAAAAGGGTGAGCAAGCTCATAGCTCTGAAAAATAAGACCGATGAAAGGCAACAACAAATCCTCTGTCCACGCGATTTCGTGGTCATAGTGTTGTACACAAGGGGTCCCTTTGGTTAGATGCCTAACTCTCAACCATGGTCCAGGAAGCCACCTTGAGATTGTTTGGTTTCCTGTTTTGGGCCTTTAGCCAGTCCTCGCCAGACCACTGACCAGCCCGCAGCCTGGCTTGCTGGAAACGCTGTGGGCGTCCGTTTCCAGCGAGCCTGGCTTGGCTAGCACCCGATTGCCATTCCCGTCACCTCCCAGTGCTTGGGGTGTGATGACGTGAGACCGCTGGGCTCGGTGCGTGACGACTGAGGAGGACGACGGCAGCAAGCAGGGCACGGCGAGTGTGGCAAAGGTGCAAGCCGGCCATGGAGTGAAGGTGGCGCGGTCAAGTAGGAGGCGGATTTGCCCGAGCTCGACGGAGACCTCCATGCGAATTTCGCCGAAgctcccgccggccaccactCCGCCCGTAGCCTCCGGGAGCTCTGCATGCGCCATCCCGCAGCCATGCTGCCTGCTTTCTTCGGCGTCCCTACCGCACGCGCGCGCCACCACCAGACCGAACTCCATGCACCACACGTGTTCGATGAAATGTTTCaaaggaggggcggcggcggggggtggTAAACTTTCCGGTTGAAAGATGAGGTGATTCTGTTGCAGCAAAACCAGATGACCAAATACACCATTTCTTATTCAGGCTTGGGCAATCACTCCAACCAAACAATGGCCTATTGGCTTGGGCTAAGCAGGCTAGACATGCCCAAGCTTAAAAAGCTAGCCAGGCTAGAAATCAAAGGCGAACCAAACACACACAAGAGCACCCCGTGattcctcgagctaaagttcagtctgtgtcacatcgaatattcggagattaattaggaggattaaatatgttttaattataaaactaattgcatagatggaggctaaacggcgagatgaatctattgagcctaattaattcatcatagattcgtctcgccatttagcctccatctgtgtaatggatttttgtaaatagtctatgtttaatactcctaattagtatctaaatatttgatgtgacatgtgctaaaaataagcagcggGAACCAAACGGGGTCTCAATCTGCACAGCATAGACGCAATAGCCATCATAGAGCACTCAATCTGCACAGCAGAGACGCATTAGCCAATCATAACGTGAAGTACTATCAGAACAAGATTCACATTGGGCGCCCTTTCACATTTAACGATGCCAGATGTAGCGTTACTTCACCCGGCAATGATTTCTGAACTGATATAGCGCATTATTTTACGCCTGCTGGTTCAAACATTTCTAATAGTTTATCCTAGTTTTGTGGCTTCGGTTTTTTAATGTACTATAGCAATTTTAAAAGACTTTTAAacatttatttctttttaaTATGCTGAGCCTACTAGCGTGGTACTATGAAATTTAGGATACTAACGTGTCATGATTAAATGACAGTTGTAGATATTTATgtatttttctatgaatttaatCAAAGTCAGAGAAGTTTTGACAAAACAAAATGACTTCCATTTAATAACTTAGTATTATAAAGTAAGTGCGTTATATCTGACGTCCTTTTGGGCTTGGATCTTGTCTGATATGCTGATGCGACGTTGAACCTTTCTTTCCTGCATATCCTCTTGGATGATGCGAACTGCTCACCTATTTCCTACTAATAGTTCAGATGATCCTCCTGATGGGGAAGATCCCATTAGAAAGAGCGCAATATACACGAAGCATCAGATCCTAATGTTGGGAAAAGTAGAA
The genomic region above belongs to Setaria italica strain Yugu1 chromosome VI, Setaria_italica_v2.0, whole genome shotgun sequence and contains:
- the LOC101763711 gene encoding uncharacterized protein LOC101763711 isoform X2, encoding MAGERKKPTAAEKGKAIMVEEKKRDKAFEAAVNAAHAAERRRPRELVIHEPPATAAESPAGLRRSERNRTASTGMDARGTPGSRKRARDDVVVPPTAPPPPPIVDGDDYRGLLSKALSSVVTVASDMSVGSSTATAYRTGLILVDEENYTLVLTIHKHHADGFTGKFIVYFGGEKYQTEAYLLSRIVENDLAILIVQTDKRHEVVKFSCDPLSYEVIFTVCATSGTKLNDKANAPLVKELNGSLGIYKGTVGTPCCDALDACYEHIVGSEKYFQFGLSRHDDIITLKNIDAERHTAEIAVSAPVFRLNGEAAGLLFSEGGWTDSKIGLLAKSIILCMKKNFGSEWEDEAEYWLIRRR
- the LOC101763711 gene encoding uncharacterized protein LOC101763711 isoform X1 — protein: MAGERKKPTAAEKGKAIMVEEKKRDKAFEAAVNAAHAAERRRPRELVIHEPPATAAESPAGLRRSERNRTASTGMDARGTPGSRKRARDDVVVPPTAPPPPPIVDGDDYRGLLSKALSSVVTVASDMSVGSSTATAYRTGLILVDEENYTLVLTIHKHHADGFTGKFIVYFGGEKYQTEAYLLSRIVENDLAILIVQTDKRHEVVKFSCDPLSYEVIFTVCATSGTKLNDKANAPLVKELNGSLGIYKGTVGTPCCDALDACYEHIVGSEKYFQFGLSRHDDIITLKNIDAERHTAEIAVSAPVFRLNGEAAGLLFSEGGWTDSKIGLLAKSIILCMKKNFGSEWEENLKDEAEYWLIRRR